In Streptomyces sp. NBC_00433, a single genomic region encodes these proteins:
- a CDS encoding glycoside hydrolase family 3 protein: protein MRQPTRSPADPRPRRAPRRAGSRGGLLPGAAGGVRGAGLVLGLLATATAGLTACGSDNSNSSSSTTSASAPESSAATTSGTTSATTTPASPSASRTTAVPPPANTGTAEPSSCVNKAVAGMSQAQQVGQLFMSAVGSAHMTTAQSAAVTGGRVGSVFLMGHTTAGVATVRKVTDQVRKLAPKVKGATVGMLVSTDQEGGKVQVLAGPGFSTIPTAVQQGKLATGTLQKDAKTWGQQLRAAGVTMNLAPVADTVPPNLVNVNAPIGKLQREYGTNPATVATHSTAFLRGMLQAGVITTAKHFPGLGRVTGNTDFTLGVTDSTTTRTDPDLEPFRSAVKAGTPFVMVSNAIYSRIDPHIQAAFSSMVMRDLLRGSLGFKGVIISDDLGAAVAVSNLTPAQRAVDFFKAGGNVLLTVKPSDIAPMTAAVLSRMPQDAALRSAVSDSLRRVLAAKQNAGLLTC, encoded by the coding sequence GTGCGCCAGCCGACCCGTTCCCCCGCCGACCCGCGACCCCGTCGCGCGCCGAGACGCGCCGGATCCCGCGGCGGCCTCCTCCCCGGTGCGGCCGGCGGCGTCCGCGGCGCCGGACTCGTACTCGGCCTGCTGGCCACCGCCACCGCCGGACTCACCGCCTGCGGCAGCGACAACTCGAACTCCTCCAGCAGCACCACCTCCGCCTCGGCCCCCGAGTCCTCCGCCGCGACCACGTCCGGCACGACCAGCGCCACCACGACCCCGGCCTCGCCCTCCGCCTCGCGCACCACCGCCGTACCGCCGCCCGCGAACACCGGCACCGCCGAGCCGAGCAGCTGCGTGAACAAGGCGGTCGCCGGGATGAGCCAGGCGCAGCAGGTCGGCCAGCTCTTCATGAGCGCCGTGGGCTCCGCGCACATGACCACCGCGCAGTCCGCCGCGGTCACCGGCGGCCGGGTCGGCTCGGTCTTCCTGATGGGCCATACGACCGCGGGCGTGGCGACCGTCAGGAAGGTCACCGACCAGGTCAGGAAGCTGGCGCCGAAGGTGAAGGGCGCCACGGTCGGGATGCTGGTCTCCACCGACCAGGAGGGCGGCAAGGTCCAGGTGCTCGCCGGCCCCGGCTTCAGCACCATCCCGACGGCGGTGCAGCAGGGCAAGCTGGCGACGGGCACCCTGCAGAAGGACGCGAAGACCTGGGGGCAGCAGCTGAGGGCCGCCGGGGTGACGATGAATCTCGCACCGGTCGCCGACACCGTGCCGCCCAACCTGGTCAACGTCAACGCGCCGATCGGCAAGCTGCAGCGCGAGTACGGCACCAACCCCGCCACGGTGGCCACCCACAGCACCGCCTTCCTGCGCGGCATGCTCCAGGCAGGCGTCATCACCACCGCCAAGCACTTCCCCGGCCTCGGCCGGGTGACCGGCAACACCGACTTCACCCTCGGCGTCACCGACTCCACGACCACCCGCACCGACCCGGATCTGGAGCCCTTCCGCAGCGCGGTCAAGGCGGGCACGCCGTTCGTGATGGTCTCCAACGCGATCTACTCGCGGATCGACCCGCACATCCAGGCGGCCTTCTCCTCCATGGTGATGCGCGACCTGCTGCGCGGCTCGCTCGGCTTCAAGGGCGTGATCATCTCCGACGACCTCGGCGCGGCTGTCGCGGTCAGCAACCTCACGCCCGCCCAGCGGGCGGTGGACTTCTTCAAGGCGGGCGGCAATGTGCTGCTCACCGTCAAGCCGAGCGACATCGCGCCGATGACCGCCGCGGTGCTCAGCCGGATGCCGCAGGACGCGGCGCTGCGCAGCGCGGTGTCCGACAGCCTGCGCCGGGTGCTGGCGGCCAAGCAGAACGCCGGGCTGCTCACCTGCTGA
- a CDS encoding LysR substrate-binding domain-containing protein, producing MDLDLRKLRYFVAVAERLHFGRAAEDLLIAQPALSRQIRALEKELRAELFVRDSHRVALTAAGRQLLDDAGPLLAAADAARRRVGRVAQGAGRLVVGFRTGIRVTEAVRAFGAAHPGVSVEVRRLEWDDQAEAVLDGRVDVAYVRLPVVEPGLALTPLYGEPRMAALPAGHPLAARERLTAADLAAQTEILHLCVNPEAADPRQPSAVRTVEEKLEYVAAGRGVTCLPRSAALLHRRPDVVYRPVADLPQDQVALARPARRPAPLAAAFAAAALRAGPPAGG from the coding sequence GTGGATCTCGACCTGCGCAAGCTGCGCTACTTCGTCGCCGTCGCCGAGCGCCTGCACTTCGGCCGCGCCGCCGAGGACCTGCTCATCGCCCAGCCGGCGCTGAGCCGGCAGATCCGCGCCCTGGAGAAGGAGCTGCGGGCCGAGCTGTTCGTCCGGGACAGCCACCGCGTGGCGCTGACCGCGGCCGGGCGGCAGCTGCTGGACGACGCGGGCCCGCTGCTGGCCGCGGCCGACGCGGCCCGGCGGCGGGTCGGGCGGGTGGCCCAGGGAGCGGGCCGGCTGGTGGTGGGATTCCGTACGGGCATCCGGGTCACCGAGGCGGTCCGCGCCTTCGGCGCCGCCCATCCGGGGGTGAGCGTCGAGGTGCGCCGGCTGGAGTGGGACGACCAGGCCGAGGCCGTACTCGACGGGCGGGTCGACGTGGCCTACGTACGGCTGCCGGTGGTCGAGCCCGGACTCGCGCTGACCCCGCTGTACGGCGAGCCGCGGATGGCCGCGCTGCCCGCGGGTCACCCGCTGGCCGCCCGCGAGCGGCTGACCGCGGCGGACCTGGCGGCGCAGACCGAGATCCTGCACCTGTGCGTCAATCCGGAGGCGGCGGACCCGCGGCAGCCCTCCGCGGTCCGCACGGTCGAGGAGAAGCTGGAGTACGTGGCGGCCGGCCGCGGGGTGACCTGCCTGCCGCGGTCGGCCGCGCTGCTCCACCGCCGCCCCGACGTCGTCTACCGGCCGGTGGCCGACCTGCCGCAGGACCAGGTCGCGCTGGCCCGCCCGGCGCGGCGGCCCGCGCCGCTGGCCGCCGCCTTCGCCGCGGCGGCGCTGCGCGCCGGGCCGCCCGCCGGGGGCTGA
- a CDS encoding dienelactone hydrolase family protein, translated as MEATTATVGIPVAGTAEPMTAYVSRPAGDGPWPAVIVGFEMFGLTPYIRRTADRLAGLGLLAVVPDFYHRTAPGFSGTADDRGRAEAYALLDRLTRQEVTADLLATLAHLEHREDTAGRARMAGFSLGGHLAFYAASHVPLAAVAVVYPGWLDTPGTALSRPEPLLDLTPGIAEQGCRLLYLVGSDDHVVTPAQTRLTTRRLAAAGVPHQVVVYPDTPHGFLADDRPTFHPAASADAWHHLASTLR; from the coding sequence ATGGAAGCGACAACCGCCACGGTCGGCATCCCGGTCGCCGGGACGGCGGAGCCGATGACCGCCTACGTCAGCCGCCCGGCGGGCGACGGGCCGTGGCCCGCGGTGATCGTGGGCTTCGAGATGTTCGGCCTGACGCCGTACATCCGCAGGACCGCCGACCGGCTCGCCGGGCTCGGACTGCTCGCCGTCGTACCGGACTTCTACCACCGCACCGCGCCCGGCTTCTCCGGCACCGCCGACGACCGGGGCCGCGCCGAGGCCTACGCCCTGCTCGACCGGCTCACCCGGCAGGAGGTCACGGCCGACCTGCTGGCCACGCTCGCCCATCTGGAACACCGCGAGGACACCGCGGGGCGGGCGAGGATGGCCGGCTTCAGCCTCGGCGGCCACCTCGCCTTCTACGCGGCGAGCCACGTGCCGCTGGCCGCCGTCGCGGTGGTCTACCCGGGCTGGCTCGACACCCCGGGCACCGCCCTGAGCCGGCCCGAGCCGCTGCTCGACCTCACGCCCGGCATCGCCGAGCAGGGCTGCCGCCTGCTCTACCTGGTCGGTTCCGACGACCACGTCGTGACCCCGGCGCAGACCCGGCTGACGACCCGTCGCCTCGCCGCCGCGGGCGTCCCCCACCAGGTCGTGGTCTACCCCGACACCCCCCACGGCTTCCTCGCCGACGACCGCCCCACCTTCCACCCCGCCGCCTCCGCGGACGCCTGGCACCACCTCGCTTCCACCCTGCGGTGA